A window from Musa acuminata AAA Group cultivar baxijiao unplaced genomic scaffold, Cavendish_Baxijiao_AAA HiC_scaffold_1139, whole genome shotgun sequence encodes these proteins:
- the LOC135671345 gene encoding transcription factor bHLH147-like — MFTMIPSSASSSSGSRKKMMKRGPKAQPGTKWRTAAQERVYGRRLLEALRATAELGPRAVKEAADSALAFTARGRSRWSRAILLSPRRRARLLLRTGSKIRRGRRRARAAEAGERVRGRLRVLRRLVPGCRTLSAGSLLEEAADYVAALEMQVKAMRALADALSPAPAAAEPGSRGGV; from the coding sequence ATGTTCACAATGATTCCTTCCTCAGCTTCATCTTCCTCGGGTTCTCGGAAGAAGATGATGAAGCGTGGCCCAAAAGCCCAACCGGGGACCAAGTGGCGGACCGCGGCGCAGGAGCGGGTATACGGCCGACGCCTCCTCGAGGCCCTCCGCGCCACTGCCGAACTCGGGCCGCGCGCCGTCAAGGAGGCCGCGGACTCCGCCCTCGCGTTCACCGCCCGCGGCCGGTCCCGGTGGAGCCGCGCCATCCTCCTCAGCCCCCGCCGCAGGGCGCGCCTCCTCCTCAGGACCGGCAGCAAGATCCGCCGCGGCCGCAGGCGGGCGAGGGCCGCGGAAGCGGGGGAGAGGGTGAGGGGCCGGCTGCGGGTGCTTCGGCGACTGGTGCCTGGGTGCCGGACGCTGTCGGCTGGGAGCCTTCTGGAGGAAGCGGCCGACTACGTGGCGGCGCTGGAGATGCAAGTGAAGGCGATGAGGGCGCTCGCGGATGCGCTCTCCCCGGCGCCAGCGGCGGCGGAGCCTGGAAGCCGAGGAGGTGTTTGA
- the LOC135671473 gene encoding non-specific phospholipase C1-like, with product MDLVAHGGRRARRRLLVVAVFLLYLVTSAHCLDAERAVSGRRKKKAKHEIKGPIKTLVVLVMENRSFDHMLGWLRTKGGRPDIDGLTGHEYNRLNASDPSSPEVFVSDGAAYVDSDPGHSFQAIREQIFGSEDTAAVPAPMSGFAQQAESMGEGMASTVMRGFAPDAVPVYSALAEEFAVFDRWFASVPASTQPNRFYVHSATSHGATSNVRRDLVHGFPQKTIFDSLDEDGLSFGVYYQNIPAVLFFKSLRKLKHLVKFHSYKLAFKLDAKLGRLPNYVVIEQHYFDVKLSPANDDHPSHDIARGQRLVKEVYETLRASPQWNETALLITYDEHGGFYDHVPTPVTGVPNPDGIIGPDPFYFKFDRLGVRVPTILISPWIEKRTVIHEPKGPTPHSQFEHSSIPATVRKLFNLNLNFLTKRDAWAGTFESHLSIRKTPRTDCPEKLPKVKSLRPFGPREDKVLSEFQVELIQLASQLNGDHALNTYPYIGEGMTVGQANRYAEDAVARFLEAGRAALRAGANESAIVTMRPALTSRISGWSSDASA from the exons ATGGATTTGGTGGCTCATGGCGGGCGGCGGGCGCGGCGGAGGCTCCTGGTGGTGGCCGTTTTCTTGCTCTACCTGGTGACCTCCGCCCACTGCCTGGACGCCGAGAGGGCGGTGtcgggaaggaggaagaagaaggcgaaGCACGAGATCAAGGGGCCGATCAAGACCCTGGTTGTGCTGGTGATGGAGAACCGGTCGTTCGACCACATGCTGGGTTGGCTCCGGaccaagggcggccgcccggacATCGACGGTCTCACCGGCCACGAGTACAACCGCCTTAACGCCTCCGACCCTTCCTCCCCGGAGGTCTTCGTCTCCGATGGCGCCGCCTACGTCGACTCTGACCCCGGCCACTCCTTCCAGGCCATCCGCGAGCAGATCTTCGGTTCCGAGGACACCGCCGCCGTGCCCGCCCCCATGAGCGGCTTCGCCCAGCAGGCTGAGAGCATGGGCGAGGGGATGGCCAGTACCGTCATGCGGGGCTTCGCCCCCGATGCCGTCCCCGTCTACTCCGCCCTCGCGGAGGAGTTCGCGGTGTTCGATCGGTGGTTCGCCTCCGTCCCGGCCTCCACCCAGCCCAACCGCTTCTACGTTCACTCCGCCACCTCCCACGGCGCCACCAGCAACGTGCGCCGGGACCTCGTTCATGGCTTTCCCCAGAAGACCATCTTCGACTCCCTCGACGAGGATGGCCTCAGCTTCGGCGTCTACTACCAGAACATCCCCGCCGTGCTCTTCTTCAAGAGCCTGCGTAAGCTCAAGCACCTCGTCAAGTTCCACAGCTACAAACTGGCCTTCAAGCTGGACGCCAAGCTGGGCCGGCTGCCCAACTACGTCGTCATCGAGCAGCACTACTTCGATGTGAAGCTCTCCCCGGCCAACGATGATCACCCCTCCCACGACATTGCCAGGGGTCAGAGGCTTGTGAAGGAGGTTTACGAGACGCTCCGGGCGAGCCCACAGTGGAACGAGACGGCCCTGCTCATCACCTATGACGAGCATGGTGGATTCTACGACCACGTGCCTACTCCTGTCACAGGGGTGCCCAACCCTGATGGCATAATCGGCCCCGACCCTTTCTACTTCAAGTTTGATAGGCTGGGGGTTCGTGTTCCCACCATCCTGATCTCCCCTTGGATCGAGAAGCGCACCG TGATCCATGAACCTAAAGGGCCAACTCCACATTCACAGTTTGAGCACTCTTCCATTCCAGCAACGGTAAGGAAATTATTTAACCTGAATTTGAATTTTCTCACAAAGAGAGATGCTTGGGCTGGGACGTTCGAGAGCCACTTATCCATCCGGAAGACACCACGGACTGATTGCCCAG AGAAACTCCCAAAGGTGAAGTCATTGAGGCCATTTGGACCAAGGGAAGACAAGGTGCTGTCGGAGTTTCAGGTGGAACTGATCCAACTCGCTTCTCAGCTCAATGGAGACCATGCGCTTAACACCTATCCGTACATTGGCGAGGGCATGACTGTGGGTCAAGCAAACAGGTATGCCGAGGATGCGGTCGCAAGGTTCCTGGAAGCTGGCAGGGCTGCACTGAGGGCCGGAGCAAATGAGTCCGCCATTGTCACGATGAGACCTGCTCTAACTAGCCGGATTAGTGGATGGTCTTCCGATGCCTCCGCCTAA
- the LOC135671334 gene encoding ASC1-like protein 3 — translation MTLVRAGVGPEPANFLLVLCFAFGSFVARLLLDRFVYKPLAMKLLSYKAVPMMNDEAKWSKITKCSESMWKLTYYAAVQIWVLSIIKQETWSLDTKEYFKGWPNQELKSSLILFYMCQCGFYVYSIGALVAWETRRKDFSIMMSHHIVTSVLIGFSYITRFFRIGTMILALHDTSDVFLESAKLFKYSEKEMAASLCFGLFAISWFLLRLVYFPFWIIKASSYECVEALSWMENFPTTLYYVFNTMLLTLLVFHAYWWKLIFAMIMKQMSNKGQVGEDIRSDSEDGE, via the exons ATGACCTTGGTTCGCGCCGGCGTTGGCCCGGAGCCGGCCAATTTCTTGCTTGTGCTATGTTTCGCATTCGGGTCATTCGTCGCCCGGCTCCTGCTCGACCGCTTCGTCTACAAG CCTTTGGCTATGAAATTGTTGAGTTATAAAGCTGTTCCTATGATGAATGACGAGGCTAAATGGTCAAAAATTACAAAGTGTTCCGAGTCAATGTGGAAGCTGACATATTATGCTGCTGTTCAAATATGGGTTCTTTCAATTATTAAGCAGGAGACTTGGTCATTGGATACAAAAGAATACTTCAAAGGGTGGCCAAACCAAGAATTGAA GTCTTCTTTGATCCTATTCTACATGTGTCAATGTGGATTTTACGTTTACAGTATTGGTGCTCTTGTTGCATGGGAAACTCGCAGAaaagatttttcaataatgatgtCTCATCACATAGTGACCTCAGTTCTGATTGGATTTTCCTACATTACCAG GTTTTTCCGTATTGGGACCATGATTCTTGCCCTTCATGATACAAGTGATGTATTTCTAGAATCAGCTAAATTGTTCAAATATTCAGAAAAGGAGATGGCAGCTAGCTTGTGCTTCGGACTTTTTGCTATATCATGGTTTCTACTGCGATTAGTTTACTTCCCCTTCTGGATAATTAAGGCCTCAAG CTACGAGTGCGTCGAAGCCTTGTCGTGGATGGAAAATTTCCCGACCACTTTATATTATGTGTTCAACACAATGCTTCTTACACTGCTTGTCTTCCATGCCTACTGGTGGAAACTAATATTTGCAATGATAATGAAGCAAATGAGTAATAAAGGTCAAGTGGGAGAGGACATTCGATCAG ATTCTGAAGATGGAGAATGA
- the LOC135671504 gene encoding uncharacterized protein LOC135671504, giving the protein MTTEGSCFSSFLSLFVLLLLHLGCFFFSCSSSDDPPPPIKRRKISPFFPTLPGPSDPRTKKPLSIRSYLSRLLSFRKPNSENQEQHRRSPIELISLSPDGRADGQARLYVADHHSLSYKDEIYPCPACGEVLSKPQLLDLHHAAKHSFSELRDADSGYNIVRIIFRSGWIGESSLVVRRILKIHNTTRALARYEEYRDAVRSRAARYEASNGGRGDGRCIADGNERLRFYCTTILCSREAERRGGAAPAGACGSPYCCACAIVRHGFTGKHADLDGIATYATSWGAHASLPEDLEREFAFLGARRAMLVCRVVAGRVAHGHGEAAEEEEKGAGFDSVVPNGGGGGGAVGEDELLVYSPRAVLPCFVVIYTA; this is encoded by the coding sequence ATGACGACCGAGGGATCCTGCTTCAGcagcttcctctccctctttgttctcctcctcctccacctcggctgcttcttcttctcctgcAGTAGCTCCGACGACCCACCTCCGCCGATTAAGAGGAGAAAGATCTCACCTTTCTTCCCTACCCTTCCGGGGCCCTCCGACCCCCGCACGAAGAAGCCCCTCTCCATCCGATCATATCTCAGCCGCCTCCTCTCCTTCCGCAAACCCAACAGCGAGAATCAAGAGCAACACCGGCGCTCTCCCATAGAGCTGATCTCCCTATCACCCGATGGTAGAGCTGACGGGCAAGCACGACTCTACGTGGCCGATCACCACTCGCTCTCCTACAAAGACGAAATCTACCCTTGTCCGGCGTGCGGCGAGGTCCTGAGCAAACCCCAGCTCCTCGACCTCCACCACGCCGCGAAGCACTCCTTTTCCGAGCTCCGCGACGCTGACTCCGGCTACAACATCGTCCGGATCATCTTCCGGTCGGGGTGGATCGGGGAGTCGTCGCTGGTCGTCCGCCGGATCCTCAAGATCCACAACACGACCCGGGCCCTCGCGCGGTACGAGGAGTACCGCGACGCGGTTCGGTCGAGAGCGGCGCGGTACGAGGCGAGCAACGGCGGCCGCGGCGACGGGCGCTGCATCGCGGACGGTAACGAGCGGCTGAGATTCTACTGCACCACGATCCTCTGCTCGCGGGAGGCGGAACGGAGAGGGGGCGCGGCGCCGGCGGGCGCGTGCGGGAGCCCCTACTGCTGCGCCTGCGCGATCGTGCGGCACGGCTTCACGGGGAAGCACGCGGACCTGGACGGGATCGCGACGTACGCCACCAGCTGGGGCGCGCACGCCTCGCTGCCGGAGGACCTGGAGCGCGAGTTCGCCTTCCTGGGAGCGCGCAGGGCGATGCTGGTGTGCCGCGTGGTGGCCGGGAGGGTGGCGCACGGACACGGCGaggcagcggaggaggaggagaagggggcaGGGTTCGACTCGGTGGTGCccaacggcggcggcggcggcggcgctgtCGGCGAGGACGAGCTGTTGGTGTACAGCCCGAGGGCTGTACTGCCGTGCTTCGTCGTCATATACACCGCGTGA